The following proteins are co-located in the Fusobacteria bacterium ZRK30 genome:
- a CDS encoding 4-hydroxybutyrate dehydrogenase, which yields MRLLKIQPEIHKFDTFKEFAADFKIGKGDLLFTHDFLFNNYMQDLNLEAESLFFECFGMGEPSDETINYIMDAIRGKDIKRVIAVGGGSVIDISKLLILEDTNDCLNYFEKTVDIKKVRELVIVPTTCGTGSEVTNISISEIKSKKTKMGLAVDELYPESAVLIPELLMNLPYKFFVTSSIDALIHAIEAYVSPKANMYTEIFSVKAIEMILKGYMEILKHGEEYRKEIIEDFMIGSNYAGIAFGNAGVGAVHALSYPLGGVYHVPHGEANYQFFTEVFKTYLAKDPNGKIEEVNKVLADIMNIPAGEDVYAGLSNVLDKLLSRKPLKEYGMKEEEIEGFADAVISGQQRLLANNYVPLERTDIINIYKNLY from the coding sequence ATGAGACTTTTAAAAATACAACCAGAGATACACAAATTTGATACATTTAAAGAGTTTGCTGCAGACTTTAAAATAGGAAAGGGGGACCTGTTATTTACCCACGATTTCCTTTTCAATAACTATATGCAGGATTTAAATTTAGAAGCTGAAAGTTTATTCTTTGAGTGCTTTGGTATGGGAGAACCCTCAGACGAAACTATAAACTATATCATGGATGCTATCAGAGGAAAGGATATAAAAAGAGTTATTGCAGTAGGTGGAGGATCTGTCATAGATATCTCAAAATTATTGATATTAGAAGATACCAATGACTGCCTTAATTATTTTGAAAAAACAGTTGATATAAAAAAAGTAAGAGAATTAGTAATAGTTCCTACAACTTGTGGAACAGGAAGTGAGGTAACAAATATCTCTATCTCTGAAATAAAATCGAAAAAAACTAAGATGGGGTTAGCTGTGGATGAGCTTTATCCTGAAAGTGCAGTGTTGATCCCGGAATTACTTATGAACCTGCCATATAAATTCTTCGTAACAAGTTCAATAGATGCTTTGATCCATGCTATAGAAGCCTATGTGTCTCCAAAAGCAAATATGTATACTGAGATATTCAGTGTAAAAGCAATTGAGATGATTCTAAAGGGATATATGGAAATTTTAAAACATGGAGAAGAATATAGAAAAGAGATCATAGAGGACTTTATGATAGGAAGTAACTATGCAGGTATAGCATTTGGAAATGCAGGAGTAGGAGCAGTTCATGCACTGTCTTATCCTTTAGGAGGGGTATATCACGTTCCCCATGGAGAAGCCAACTATCAATTTTTCACAGAAGTATTTAAAACATATTTAGCTAAGGATCCAAACGGTAAGATAGAAGAAGTAAATAAAGTATTGGCTGATATTATGAATATCCCGGCAGGAGAAGACGTTTATGCAGGATTATCAAATGTTCTGGATAAACTACTTTCTAGAAAACCACTAAAAGAATACGGAATGAAGGAAGAGGAGATAGAAGGATTTGCAGATGCAGTAATTTCAGGGCAGCAAAGACTTTTGGCCAACAACTATGTTCCTTTAGAAAGAACCGATATAATAAACATCTATAAAAACCTTTATTAA